In one Scomber japonicus isolate fScoJap1 chromosome 6, fScoJap1.pri, whole genome shotgun sequence genomic region, the following are encoded:
- the si:dkey-243k1.3 gene encoding endonuclease domain-containing 1 protein-like: MQTLVTVCAVLSLLFIVHADVVERFEDVPECMKYFYKEKVPDWGASTPGTARICQRFVNRYHFATLYDTNHRIAVYASYQFQPSNGGGREKRWFVEPQLVKETWQSEMKDGYWLDKDYPGVYQGERQALNVDYTHSGFDRGHLNPNGHHAVPSRNATFTLTNVVPQNPKLNQNAWRIHESQLTDLFNTKCSKAYVLVGAIPSADNWIVKNNVKRVNIPDYLWNAYCCVDNNDRPIQSGAATARNTADNWVEKLTLDELGEFMQQFSDQPVGELFYNNCRV, encoded by the exons ATGCAAACCCTGGTAACTGTGTGTGCTGTTCTCTCGCTCCTCTTTATTGTTCATGCAGATGTTGTGGAACGATTTGAG GATGTGCCAGAATGTATGAAGTACTTCTATAAAGAGAAGGTGCCAGACTGGGGGGCTTCTACACCTGGTACTGCCCGTATCTGCCAGCGCTTCGTCAACAG GTACCACTTTGCCACGCTGTATGACACAAACCACCGTATTGCTGTCTACGCCTCTTATCAATTCCAGCCCAGCAATGGTGGCGGCAGGGAGAAAAGATGGTTTGTTGAGCCTCAG CTTGTAAAGGAGACCTGGCAATCTGAAATGAAGGATGGCTACTGGCTGGATAAGGACTACCCTGGGGTCTACCAAGGAGAGAGACAGGCTCTGAATGTGGACTACACGCACTCTGGCTTTGACCGTGGTCACCTCAACCCCAATGGACACCATGCAG TCCCTAGCCGCAATGCAACTTTCACTCTGACCAATGTGGTTCCTCAGAACCCCAAGCTGAACCAGAATGCCTGGAGGATCCACGAGTCCCAGCTAACTGACCTTTTCAATACAAAGTGCTCTAAGGCATATGTTCTGGTTGGTGCTATCCCCTCTGCAGACAACTGGATTGTCAAGAACAATGTGAAGCGTGTCAACATCCCTGACTACCTGTGGAACGCCTACTGCTGTGTGGACAACAATGATAGACCCATTCAGAGTGGTGCTGCCACAGCGAGAAACACAGCGGACAACTGGGTGGAGAAGCTCACTTTGGATGAACTGGGAGAATTCATGCAGCAGTTCTCCGATCAACCAGTAGGGGAACTGTTTTACAACAACTGCAGGGTGTAA
- the LOC128360185 gene encoding TRPM8 channel-associated factor homolog: MPNQLTQSSHDKAYSSLMRGLKELDFNGPCVPCNLVLIGDHAFPLAVNRQGQVLMAASLYGRGRIVVLGHEGYLTTFPALVENALTWLRGDASENLTVGVHNYVKGVADNLSTSSFQAKVVGAFSDDLKVGVYVTDAYSVGADAKNLVAFLKAGGGVLIAGQAWHWASVNPKENTVSHFPGNKVSGVAGIYFSDHYGEVNILPVYPQIPSSWMTLAIGKDFEDDLESLLKDVSEFDLPEESYMSEVLVHGPLAFPIGTTKDGQAFLAGAHYGKGRVIAVTHEGLLSKEMLASFWDNAINWLDQGREGVVGVVPNLSLYSKHKSEKTNFRKDLSVFVCTAYSDQHVDEMHDFVAEGGGLLIGGHAWYWAQTHHGQNPMTDFSGNKILNKMGLSLLETIIGGGLYEAPVPSQAMKDNCHFRHRLRSFAGHVIQGQELIMHGEDHLKKLGRECVSFLNMEAHDSYSYTQVLSILTDMLKAGMPQVSENNPVKNPKDRFLLSLGTEVYKACPNPNALLPCIFKDSPIMPCVYNHRIMVKANTSGWEEWLSTGLYLFPGMRTDMIIPPEILNKGWMVQIGCQTDYLKAEELKRAPRVHVRFPVTTEKMQVDNLWGGLIYLVAPPNTQVEGVEVIVQKAVPAPYYKSGVTTAADWSLLRKSQSPWAELEFDNIVLTVPSHVIRDLDRPDEVAGLWNGIMKGVAELAVIPHKFTRKERIVADVQISVGWMHSGYPIMMYSSIAAELVRPDDARTKGLWGEIHELGHNQQRSCWEFRPNTTETTCNLWSVYVHEEVLGLNRAKAHPSLTLTNRRSRIEEYVKGGKKLSDWNVWVALETYLQLQEEFGWDAFKKVFAAYHKMSNFPEDNERKMNLYAETFSKSVGMNLSGFFKSWGWPIETATEEKLFNLPTWINHPMSQYD; the protein is encoded by the exons ATGCCCAACCAGCTCACCCAGTCCTCCCATGACAAAGCCTACAGCTCCCTGATGAGAGGCTTGAAAGAGTTGGACTTCAATGGTCCCTGTGTTCCCTGCAATCTTGTTCTGATTGGAGACCATGCCTTTCCTTTAGCGGTGAACAGACAAGGCCAGGTCCTGATGGCGGCCTCTCTGTACGGCCGTGGAAGGATTGTGGTCTTGGGTCATGAGGGCTACCTGACCACCTTTCCTGCTCTGGTAGAGAACGCTCTGACCTGGCTGAGAGGAGATGCATCTGAAAACCTGACAGTGGGGGTCCACAACTACGTAAAGGGAGTGGCTGATAATCTCAGCACATCCAGCTTCCAAGCCAAAGTTGTGGGGGCCTTTAGTGATGATCTGAAAGTTGGTGTGTATGTGACGGATGCCTACAGCGTGGGTGCAGATGCGAAGAACCTGGTGGCATTTCTGAAAGCCGGAGGAGGAGTGCTGATAGCTGGGCAGGCATGGCACTGGGCTTCAGTCAACCCTAAGGAGAATACAGTCTCTCATTTTCCAGGAAATAAGGTGTCTGGGGTGGCAGGGATCTACTTTTCTGACCACTATGGGGAGGTAAATATCCTGCCTGTCTACCCTCAGATCCCCTCATCCTGGATGACTTTAGC TATTGGTAAGGATTTTGAAGATGACTTGGAGTCCTTACTGAAGGATGTTTCTGAGTTTGATCTCCCGGAAGAATCATATATGTCTGAGGTTCTGGTCCATGGTCCACTAGCCTTCCCCATTGGTACCACCAAGGATGGACAGGCATTCCTGGCAGGAGCCCACTATGGGAAGGGACGAGTCATTGCGGTGACACATGAAGGTCTTCTGTCAAAGGAG ATGCTGGCTTCATTTTGGGACAATGCCATTAACTGGTTGGACCAAGGCCGGGAGGGGGTTGTTGGTGTCGTGCCCAACCTAAGCCTTTACAGCAAGCACAAGTCGGAGAAGACAAACTTCAGGAAAGACCTGAGTGTATTTGTATGTACAGCATACAGTGACCAACATGTAGATGAAATGCATGACTTTGTGGCAGAGGGGGGAGGCCTGCTAATTGGTGGGCATGCCTGGTACTGGGCCCAGACACACCATGGACAAAACCCAATGACAGATTTCTCAG GAAACAAGATCCTGAATAAAATGGGCTTGAGCCTGTTAGAGACAATAATTGGAGGAGGTTTGTATGAGGCCCCCGTGCCTAGCCAGGCCATGAAAGACAACTGCCACTTTCGTCATCGTCTACGTAGCTTCGCTGGTCATGTCATCCAAGGTCAAGAACTCATCATGCATGGAGAAGATCACCTTAAAAAACTGGGCAGAGAGTGTGTCAGCTTCTTGAACATGGAAGCTCATGACAGCTACTCCTATACACAGGTTCTGTCCATCCTCACTGACATGTTGAAGGCGGGCATGCCACAG GTGAGTGAGAACAACCCTGTAAAGAATCCCAAAGACCGCTTTCTCCTCAGTTTGGGGACAGAGGTATATAAGGCTTGCCCAAATCCCAATGCCCTCCTTCCCTGCATCTTCAAAGACAGCCCCATCATGCCTTGTGTCTACAACCACAGGATCATGGTCAAGGCTAACACATCAG GATGGGAGGAGTGGCTTAGTACAGGTCTGTACCTCTTTCCTGGTATGAGGACTGACATGATCATTCCACCAGAGATACTCAACAAGGGATGGATG GTTCAGATAGGTTGTCAAACAGACTACCTGAAGGCTGAAGAATTAAAGCGAGCGCCACGTGTTCATGTGCGATTTCCTGTTACCACAGAGAAGATGCAGGTGGACAATCTGTGGGGGGGACTCATCTACCTGGTGGCTCCACCCAACACACAGGTGGAAGGGGTAGAGGTAATAGTGCAGAAAGCTGTACCTGCTCCTTATTACAAAtctg GTGTAACAACAGCAGCTGATTGGTCCTTGCTGCGCAAATCTCAATCCCCTTGGGCGGAGTTGGAGTTTGACAACATTGTCCTCACTGTACCATCACATGTTATTCGGGATCTGGACCGCCCTGATGAGGTGGCCGGACTCTGGAATGGCATCATGAAGGGCGTTGCTGAACTGGCTGTCATACCTCACAAATTTACCCGCAAAGAACGCATTGTAGCAGATGTGCAGATTTCCGTTG GTTGGATGCATTCAGGCTATCCTATCATGATGTATTCATCTATAGCAGCTGAGCTGGTCAGACCAGATGATGCCAGGACAAAAGGCCTGTGGGGAGAAATCCACGAACTGGGACACAACCAACAGAGAAGCTGCTGGGAGTTCCGACCAAATACCACAGAGACCACGTGTAACCTGTGGTCAGTGTATGTGCATGAAGAGGTGCTGGGGCTCAACAGGGCAAAG GCTCATCCATCCTTGACCTTAACAAATCGAAGGAGTCGTATAGAGGAGTATGTTAAAGGAGGCAAGAAACTCAGTGACTGGAATGTGTGGGTAGCCCTGGAGACATATCTGCAG CTGCAGGAAGAGTTTGGCTGGGATGCCTTTAAGAAGGTGTTTGCTGCCTACCACAAGATGAGCAACTTTCCAGAAGAcaatgaaagaaagatgaacCTGTATGCTGAGACTTTCTCTAAGAGTGTGGGGATGAACCTGTCTGGATTCTTTAAGTCCTGGGGCTGGCCCATAGAAACAGCCACTGAGGAGAAACTCTTCAACCTGCCTACCTGGATTAACCACCCCATGAGCCAGTATGACTGA
- the LOC128360533 gene encoding TRPM8 channel-associated factor homolog yields MPNQLTQSSHDKAYSSLMRGLKELDFNGPGVPCNLVLIGDHAFPLAVNRQGQVLMAASLYGRGRIVVFAHEDYMTNFPALVENALTWLRGDASENLSVGVQKNVKRVADNLSTSSFQAKVVEAFSDDLKVGVYVTYVYSVGADAKNLVAFLKAGGGVLIAGQAWHWASVNPKQNTVSHFPGNKVSGVAGIYFSKHYGETDILPVYPQIPSSWMTLAIGKDFEDDLESLLKGVSEFDLKGDALESEVLVHGPLAFPIGTNKDGQAFVAGAYYGQGRVIVVTHEDLLSKETLTSFQDNAINWLDQGRKGVVGVMPNLSLYSKHKSEKTNFRKDLSVFVCTAYSDQHVDEIHDFVAEGGGLLIGGHAWYWAQTHRGQNPMTDFSGNKILNKMGLSLLGTIIRGGLYEAPVPSQAKKNNYHFRHRLRSFAGHVIQGQELIMHGEDHLIKLGRDCVSFLNMEAHDSYSYTQVLSILTDMLKAGMPQVSENNPVKNPKDHFLLNVGTEVYKVCPDPDALLPYIFKHGPIMPFVYNRKIKINANTSGGEEWLSTGLYLFPGMRTDMIIPPEILNKGWMVQIGCQTDYLNAEELKRAPRVHERFPVTTEKMQVDNLWGGLIYLVAPPNTQVEGVEVIVQIAVPAPYYKSGVTTAADWSLLRKSQSPWAELEFDNIVLTVPSHVIRDLDRPDEVAGLWNGIMKGVAELAVIPHKFARKERIVADVQISHGWLHAGYPIMMHSSIAAELVRPDDARTKGLWGEIHELGHNQQRSCWEFRRHTGEATCNLWSVYVHEEVLGLNRAKAHPSMTLTSRRSGIEEYVKGGKKLSDWNMWVALETYLQLQERFGWDAFKKVFDAYHKMSNFPEDNERKMNLYAETFSTSVGMNLSGFFKSWGWPIETATEEKLFNLPAWINHPMSQYD; encoded by the exons ATGCCCAACCAGCTCACCCAGTCCTCCCATGACAAAGCCTACAGCTCCCTGATGAGAGGCTTGAAAGAGTTGGACTTCAATGGTCCCGGTGTTCCCTGCAATCTTGTTCTGATTGGAGACCATGCCTTTCCTTTAGCGGTGAACAGACAAGGCCAGGTCCTGATGGCGGCCTCTCTGTACGGCCGTGGAAGGATTGTGGTCTTCGCTCATGAGGACTACATGACCAACTTTCCTGCTCTGGTAGAGAACGCTCTGACCTGGCTGAGAGGAGATGCATCTGAAAACCTGTCAGTGGGGGTCCAAAAGAACGTAAAGAGAGTGGCTGATAATCTCAGCACATCCAGCTTCCAAGCCAAAGTTGTGGAGGCCTTTAGTGATGATCTGAAAGTTGGTGTTTATGTGACCTATGTCTACAGTGTGGGTGCAGATGCGAAGAACCTGGTGGCATTTCTGAAAGCCGGAGGAGGAGTGCTGATAGCTGGGCAGGCATGGCACTGGGCTTCAGTCAACCCTAAGCAGAATACAGTCTCTCATTTTCCAGGAAATAAGGTGTCTGGGGTGGCAGGGATCTACTTTTCTAAGCACTATGGGGAGACAGATATCCTGCCAGTCTACCCTCAGATCCCCTCATCCTGGATGACTTTAGC TATTGGTAAGGATTTTGAAGATGACTTGGAGTCCTTACTGAAGGGTGTTTCTGAGTTTGATCTCAAGGGAGACGCATTAGAGTCTGAGGTTCTGGTCCATGGTCCACTAGCCTTCCCCATTGGCACCAACAAGGATGGACAGGCATTCGTGGCAGGAGCCTATTATGGGCAGGGACGAGTCATTGTGGTGACACATGAAGATCTTCTGTCAAAAGAG ACACTGACTTCATTTCAGGACAATGCCATTAACTGGTTGGACCAAGGCCGGAAGGGGGTTGTTGGTGTCATGCCCAACCTAAGCCTTTACAGCAAGCACAAGTCAGAGAAGACAAACTTCAGGAAAGACCTGAGTGTATTTGTATGTACAGCATACAGTGACCAACATGTGGATGAAATCCATGATTTTGTGGCAGAGGGGGGAGGCCTGCTAATTGGTGGGCATGCTTGGTACTGGGCCCAGACACACCGTGGACAAAACCCAATGACAGATTTCTCAG GAAACAAGATCCTGAATAAAATGGGCTTGAGCCTGTTAGGGACAATAATTCGAGGAGGTTTGTATGAGGCCCCCGTGCCTAGCCAGGCCAAGAAAAACAACTACCACTTTCGTCATCGTCTACGTAGCTTCGCTGGTCATGTCATCCAAGGTCAAGAACTCATCATGCATGGAGAAGATCACCTTATAAAACTGGGCAGAGATTGTGTCAGCTTCTTGAACATGGAAGCTCATGACAGCTACTCCTATACACAGGTTCTGTCCATTCTCACTGACATGTTGAAGGCGGGCATGCCACAG GTGAGTGAGAACAACCCTGTAAAGAATCCCAAAGACCACTTTCTCCTCAATGTGGGGACAGAGGTATATAAGGTTTGCCCAGATCCTGATGCCCTCCTGCCCTACATCTTCAAGCACGGCCCCATCATGCCTTTTGTCTATAACCGCAAGATCAAGATCAACGCTAACACATCAG gaGGGGAGGAGTGGCTTAGTACAGGTCTGTACCTCTTTCCTGGTATGAGGACTGACATGATCATTCCACCAGAGATACTCAACAAGGGATGGATG GTTCAGATAGGTTGTCAAACAGACTACCTGAATGCTGAAGAATTAAAGCGAGCGCCACGTGTTCATGAGCGATTTCCTGTTACCACAGAGAAGATGCAGGTGGACAATCTGTGGGGGGGACTCATCTACCTGGTGGCTCCACCCAACACACAGGTGGAAGGGGTAGAGGTAATAGTGCAGATAGCTGTACCTGCCCCTTATTACAAGTctg GTGTAACAACAGCAGCTGATTGGTCCTTGCTGCGCAAATCTCAATCCCCTTGGGCGGAGTTGGAGTTTGACAACATTGTCCTCACTGTACCATCACATGTTATTCGGGATCTGGACCGCCCTGATGAGGTGGCCGGACTCTGGAACGGCATCATGAAGGGCGTTGCTGAACTGGCTGTCATACCTCACAAATTTGCACGCAAAGAACGCATTGTAGCAGATGTGCAGATTTCCCATG GTTGGCTGCATGCAGGCTATCCTATCATGATGCATTCATCTATAGCAGCTGAGCTGGTCAGACCAGATGATGCCAGGACAAAAGGCCTGTGGGGAGAAATCCACGAACTGGGACACAACCAACAGAGAAGCTGCTGGGAGTTCCGACGACACACTGGAGAGGCCACGTGTAATCTGTGGTCAGTGTATGTGCATGAAGAGGTGCTGGGGCTCAACAGGGCAAAG GCTCATCCATCCATGACCTTAACAAGTCGAAGGAGTGGTATAGAGGAGTATGTTAAAGGAGGCAAGAAACTCAGTGACTGGAACATGTGGGTAGCCCTGGAGACATATTTGCAG CTCCAGGAAAGGTTTGGCTGGGATGCCTTTAAGAAGGTGTTTGATGCCTACCACAAGATGAGCAACTTTCCAGAAGACAATGAGAGAAAGATGAACCTGTATGCTGAGACTTTCTCTACGAGTGTGGGGATGAACCTGTCTGGATTCTTTAAGTCCTGGGGCTGGCCCATAGAAACAGCCACTGAGGAGAAACTCTTCAACCTGCCTGCCTGGATTAACCACCCCATGAGCCAGTATGACTGA